GTGAGCCGTACGGTCATGGCCGGCCAGGCGTCCGCCGGGGCGCTGTCGGTGTCGATGTCCCACCAGCGGGCGCACTCGATGTGCAGCCGTACGCGGTCGATGTCCACATAGGGGTTGTGGCAGTGGGCCACCACCTGGGAGCCGCGTACGGCCGTACGGCAGGAGGCGCCGAACCGGACCGGCGAGGGTGACGCGCCGGCCTCCACGCGCGCGTGCGCGTGCACGGGCGCGTCGTACGGCAGCGCGGCGTACGGCAGCGACAGCACGAGGGCCAGGGCCACCGGCAGCGGGGCCAGGCTGCGGGACAGGCGCACGAGCGGGACCTCCTCGGCCGGGCTGCGGAGGGGCGTGCGAGCGAACGCGTCGTCCGGGGACGTACCCCCAGGGTGCGCCGATGGCCCGGCGGCGGCCCGGCCGGTGGGCCGGACGGATGACACCCGGCACGCGCGCCCGGCCCTACGGCGACACCCCGCTCCCCGCGCGCGGCGGGAAACGGGGCGTCGTAAGGTTCAGCAGGGCCTCGTATGGCTCGGGCGGGGCCTCGTGAGGTGGGTCAGGCGCCGATGGCGTGCAGGCCGCCGTCGACGTGGATGATCTCGCCCGTGGTCTTCGGGAACCAGTCGCTCAGCAGGGCGACGATGCCGCGGCCGGCCGGCTCCGGGTCCTTCAGGTCCCACTCCAGCGGGGAGCGGGTGTCCCACACGGAGGCCAGGTCGCTGAAGCCCGGGATGGACTTGGCCGCCATGGAGCCGATCGGGCCCGCCGAGATCAGGTTGCAGCGGATGTTCTGCTTGCCCAGGTCGCGCGCCATGTAGCGGTTGACGGCCTCCAGGGCGGCCTTGGCCGGGCCCATCCAGTCGTACTGCGGCCAGGCGTACTGCGCGTCGAAGGTGAGGCCGACGACCGAGCCGCCGTTCTGCATCAGCGGCAGGCAGGCCATGGTCAGCGACTTCAGGGAGAACGCCGAGACGTGCATGGCGGTGGCGACGGACTCGAACGGCGTGTTGAGGAAGTTGCCGCCGAGCGCGTCCTGCGGCGCGAAGCCGATGGAGTGCACGACGCCGTCCAGGCCGCCCAGCTCCTCGCCTACGACGTCCGCCAGCCGCCCGAGGTGCTCGTCGTTGGTGACGTCCAGCTCGATGACCTTGGTCGGCTTCGGCAGCTTCTTGGCGATGCGCTCGGTCAGCGTGGGCCGCGGGAACGCGGTCAGGATGATCTCGGCGCCCTGCTCCTGGGCCAGCTTGGCGGCGTGGAAGGCGATGGAGGACTCCATCAGCACACCGGTGATCAGGACGCGCTTGCCCTCGAGGATTCCGCTCATGGTGATCAGTGACCCATTCCCAGTCCGCCGTCAACCGGGATGACGGCTCCAGTGATGTACGAGGCGTCGTCGGACGCGAGGAAGCGCACGGCGGCGGCGATCTCCTCCGGCCGCGCGTACCGGCCGAGCGGCACCTGGGCGACGATGTTCTGGCGCTGCTCGTCGCTGAGCACCTTGGTCATGTCGGTGTCGACGAAACCGGGCGCGACGACGTTGAAGGTGATGTTGCGCGAGCCCAGCTCCCGGGCCAGGGAACGCGCGAAGCCGACCAGCGCGGCCTTGGAGGCGGCGTAGTTCGCCTGTCCCGCCGAGCCGAGCAGGCCGACCACGGACGAGATGAGGACGACGCGGCCCTTCTTGGCCCGCAGCATGCCGCGGTTGGCGCGCTTGACGACGCGGAAGGTGCCGGTGAGGTTGGTGTCGATGACCGAGGTGAAGTCGTCCTCGGACATGCGCATCAGGAGCTGGTCCTTGGTGACGCCGGCGTTGGCGACCAGGACCTCGACCGGTCCGTGCCGGTCCTCGATCTCCTTGTAGGCCTGCTCCACCTGCTCCGGGTCGGTGATGTCGCACTTGACGGCCAGGAAGCCGGCCGGCGGCTCACCCGAGCGGTACGTGATCGCGACCTTGTCGCCGGCGTCGGCGAAAGCGCGGGCGATGGCGAGGCCGATGCCTCGGTTGCCTCCGGTGACGAGAACCGAGCGGCTCAACGGATCACCCTTTCGATAGCGGTCTTACTTATCCGCCCGGACTCCTGGGCGGCAGGTGGCTTCACCGGAAACCTATCGGTACCACCGCGCCCACGGGCAATCGGGCACCGACAGTGGCTCATGCCGCACACTGTGGGGTCCCTACAGTCGGCACACCACCAGAGAGCTTCGCACTCGGTCCGCCGTACCGGGTGGAAGCGCGGCCGCCCCGGCCCGGCGGGTGCCCGAGGTGTCTCTCAGCGGGACCGGGCCGGACACCCGGCCCCGCCGCCGTCGGCCGCCGGCGGCACCTCGTACTCCGCCCACACCGTCTTGCCCGGCCCCAGCCGCTCCCCGACGCCCCAGCGGGCGGCGACGGCCGCCACGAGGAGCAGTCCCCTGCCGCCCTCGGCGTCCAGGGGGCGGCTCGGAGCCGCCGCCCCAGGGGGCTCGGGCCGCCCGGGGTGGGTGTCGGACACCTCGACGCGTACGACACCGGCGGCGCGGTCGTAACTCAGGCGCAGCTCGAAGTCGCGGCCCGGGACGCGGCCGTGGAGCACGGCGTTGGCGGCGAGTTCGGCGACGACGAGGGTGACGGCGTCGGAAGCCGGGCCGCCGTACGGCATGCCCCAGAGGTGGAGACGGTGCGCGGCGAGCCTGCGGGCGAGGCGGGCCCCTCGGCGGGTGGCGGAGAAGCGCTGCACGAACACACTTACGGTTACGGCCACTTGGGCCTCTGGCGCTGACATGAGGCCAGCGTTCTGCTCTCGTCCGCGCCGCCAACAGGTACGACGCCCATACAGTCGCGGCTGTATCAGTGCACACTCTGGACTGGGTGGGTAACTCCCCGTGACCCTGGGTGGGCGGGCGGGGTTTCGGTGAGGGCACGGAGACGTGAGCACAGGAGGCACGCGGCCATGACGGTGGACCACGGCGGAGGCACTGCGAACAACACTGAAGCCGAACTTTCCGACAGTCTCAAGACCTTCGGCGCGGTTCTGAAGGCGCTGCGGGAGGAAGCCGGGCTGACCCAGGAGGAGTTCGCGCCGCGAGTACGGTACTCGGCCGCGTACGTCGCCAAGATCGAGCAGGGAAAACGGTTCCCTCCGGCGGATCTGCCGGCACGGGCGGGTGAGGTGCTGGGGCCGGTCGGGGCGAAGGTCCTTACTGCGGCGGCGAAGAGTCTGACGAGGCGGGCAGGGCTGGCGTCGTGGTTCCAACAGTGGGCGGGGATCGAGGAGGAGGCGATCTCCCTATACGCGTATGAGTGTCGGGCGGTTCCGGGGTTGCTACAGCCGGAGAAGTACGCACGAGCGGTATTTGAGCGTCAACTCCCGCCGCACACCAAGGAGCAGATCGATCAGAAGGTCGCGGCGCGTCTGGAGCGGCAGATGCTACTGACCGAGCGACCGAACACCGCCTTTGCGTTCATCATCGAGCAGGCCATTCTGGAACGCGGGGTCGGTGGCCGCACGGTCACCAGGACTGTCATCGACCATCTGCTGAGTGTGGGCGAACGGACTAACGTCGAGATCCAGATCATGCCCCTGCGCCAGGAAGGTCACTGTGGGTCCGACGGTCAGCTGTACATGGCCGAGACACCCGGACACCAA
This sequence is a window from Streptomyces rubradiris. Protein-coding genes within it:
- the fabI gene encoding enoyl-ACP reductase FabI, whose protein sequence is MSGILEGKRVLITGVLMESSIAFHAAKLAQEQGAEIILTAFPRPTLTERIAKKLPKPTKVIELDVTNDEHLGRLADVVGEELGGLDGVVHSIGFAPQDALGGNFLNTPFESVATAMHVSAFSLKSLTMACLPLMQNGGSVVGLTFDAQYAWPQYDWMGPAKAALEAVNRYMARDLGKQNIRCNLISAGPIGSMAAKSIPGFSDLASVWDTRSPLEWDLKDPEPAGRGIVALLSDWFPKTTGEIIHVDGGLHAIGA
- a CDS encoding ATP-binding protein, with protein sequence MSAPEAQVAVTVSVFVQRFSATRRGARLARRLAAHRLHLWGMPYGGPASDAVTLVVAELAANAVLHGRVPGRDFELRLSYDRAAGVVRVEVSDTHPGRPEPPGAAAPSRPLDAEGGRGLLLVAAVAARWGVGERLGPGKTVWAEYEVPPAADGGGAGCPARSR
- the fabG gene encoding 3-oxoacyl-[acyl-carrier-protein] reductase, which codes for MSRSVLVTGGNRGIGLAIARAFADAGDKVAITYRSGEPPAGFLAVKCDITDPEQVEQAYKEIEDRHGPVEVLVANAGVTKDQLLMRMSEDDFTSVIDTNLTGTFRVVKRANRGMLRAKKGRVVLISSVVGLLGSAGQANYAASKAALVGFARSLARELGSRNITFNVVAPGFVDTDMTKVLSDEQRQNIVAQVPLGRYARPEEIAAAVRFLASDDASYITGAVIPVDGGLGMGH
- a CDS encoding helix-turn-helix domain-containing protein; translated protein: MTVDHGGGTANNTEAELSDSLKTFGAVLKALREEAGLTQEEFAPRVRYSAAYVAKIEQGKRFPPADLPARAGEVLGPVGAKVLTAAAKSLTRRAGLASWFQQWAGIEEEAISLYAYECRAVPGLLQPEKYARAVFERQLPPHTKEQIDQKVAARLERQMLLTERPNTAFAFIIEQAILERGVGGRTVTRTVIDHLLSVGERTNVEIQIMPLRQEGHCGSDGQLYMAETPGHQWFGYTEGHRSSSLISDPGEVSVLHQRYGKLRSQALDCRATVDVLEQMRGAL